Below is a window of Hydrogenimonas sp. SS33 DNA.
CGCGGGCGAGAATGTTGTCGACCATCCGGAAACTCTCTTTGATGCCCAGATTCTTCTCGACGATGCTCAGGAGTTTCTCGTTGGGGATGACGATGATGGAGTCGCTCTCTTTCTTGAGCTGTTCAAGGCCCGCTTCCGCCAGTTTCATCCGCCTCCGGCCTTCAAAACGGAAAGGCTTGGTCACGACCGATACGGTCAGGGCGCCTATCTCTTTGGCGGCCTGGGCGATGACGGGGGCCGCACCCGTCCCGGTTCCGCCGCCGAGACCCGACGAGACGAAGACGATGTCGGCGCCGTCGAGCACCTCTTTGATGGTCTCGTAACTCTCCATCGCCGACTCCTGGCCCACTTCCGGTTTCATTCCGGCACCCAAGCCCTTGGTAAGGCGCTCACCAAGTTGAATTTTATAAGGGGCTTTGGAACTTTCCAGCGCCTGGGCGTCGGTGTTGGCGACGATCAGGTCGATGCCTTCGATGCCCTGGTTGATCATATGGTTGATCATGTTGCCGCCGCCGCCGCCGACACCGATCGCCTTGATTTTCGCTCCCGTGACCGTCGTCGCCTCTTCTATCGTAAAACCTGCCATGTTTCTCTCCTTCCTAGAATATCTGTGTCATCCAGTGCCACATTTTTTTGATTTTTTGTCCGAACGTCTCTTTGTTCTCTTCTGCCACCCGGTCCGCGAGGGTCTGCTTCGCATCGGGAGGGGTGAGCGGCTGCTCCTTTTTCTCCTCCCGGTCGGCGTGGGGATGAACCGTGGGAAGCTCCCCCTCGCCGGCGGTGATGGGTTCTTTTTTGTGGATCATTTTCCTGTTGGAGTCGATTTCGTACTGGGTGTATCCGCCAGCGCCGTACTCCAGAAGCCCGATTGCCGTGGCGAAAGCCGGGTCGTTGAGGGCTTCGAAATCCCCCTCCACCGGACGCGGCTTGGCGATGCGCACCGGCATATTGTCGAAAATCGCCATCGCCAGTTCGCGGATGCCGTCGAGCTTGGTCATGCCGCCGGTCAGGACGATACCCGCACCGATCTGGTCCCGCAGGTTGCTTTTCTGCAGCTCTTTGGCCAGGATCATCAGGGTCTCCTGCACCCGTGCCTGGATGACGTTGTAGACGATCTCCAGGGAGATTTCGTGGTTTTCGTTGTCATCTCCGATGACGGGAATCTCGATCAGATCGTTGGAAGGAGCCCTGAGGGAACCGTATTCGAGCTTGATCTTCTCAGCCACGCTCAGAGGCGTGTGCAACGCCATCGAGAGGTCGTTGGTAATATGGTTGGACCCGACCGCGAGAAAAGTGTTGAAGCGGATCGAATTGCCCGAGTGGACCACCAGCTCGCAGGTCGCCCCGCCCATGTCGATGACGCAGACTCCCAACTCCTTTTCGTCGTCGTTCAGGACGGAGATGGCGGAAGCGTATCCGGCGAGTACCACATTCTCGATTTCGATGCCGGCCGACTTGACCGCCTTTTTCAGGTTGCTCAGGTTGGATTTCTGGGTCGTGATGATATGGGTGTCCACCTCCAGGCGGCTCGCGTTCATCCCGTAGGGGTCTTCGATGAACTCCTGCTCGTCCACCTTGAAGTTGTAGGGGAGGACATGGAGGACCTCATATTCGTTGGGGATGTTGGCGTTGTAGAGTGCCGTCTGCATCACCCGGTTGATCTCTTTGATCCCGATCTCCTGCTGGGGCACGTTGACGATGCCGGAGCTGTTGATGGAGCGGGTGTAGGCGCCAGAGATGGAGATGATGGCACGGCTCGGGATGGTGCCCGCAATCCGCTTGGCGTCTCCGAGGGCCTGACGGATGGAACGGGTGGTCTGTTCTATATTGGTAATGGTTCCCTTGCGCACGCCCTGGGATTTGGCGACGCCGGAACCGATAATATGGATGCCGTCGTTTTTCTCTTCCGCGATGACGACGCTGATCTTGCTCGATCCGATGTCGATGGCGAGAAGGGGTCGGCTCACTCGGTTTCCTTTAGAAAGATTTGGATCGGATACTTCTGCTGCAGCCTGGCGATGAGATTGCTTTGAAGCAAGTTGGCTTTCGTTTTGCGGGCATTCTCTTTGACAAAGGCTTCATGCTGCGTCAGTTTCGATTTGTCAAGCAACTTCTGTTCCAGAATGTTGAAACTGACAGCCTTGTTGTCAAGCAGTATCGCCCCTTTGCGTTTCTCGGAGGCGAAGAGGCGCTGCAGAAAGGCGGCCGCTTCCTGCTTCGTCAGGGGCGGCAGGCTGTCAACGCTGTCCCGTGTCACGAAGTCCGTCTCTTTGCCGTCCGTCAGGTTTTGACTCGCCTTCTGGGCCAGTTTCATCAACATCTCTTTACGTTTGGCGTTGACATAGTCGGCCTTGACGCGGGCGTAGGCTTCCTGGAAGGTTTCCGGCTTGGGAAGCTCCTCTTCGACCACCTTGATAACGGCGTAGCGGCCGCCCACGATTTTGGGTTTGAGGACCGTTCCGGGAGCCGCCTCGTTGATCGCCTGCCAGACATCGGCCCCGAATGTGGCGTCACCTTCGTCGAAGAGTTTCGTCTCGTCGGGGCTCTTTTTTCCCTTCTTCAGGTCGATGTAGGCGAGCTGCGCACGCTTTTTGGCGTGTTTCAGGCGGACCGCCTCGGCCACCTTGTCGCGCACCTTCTCCAGGGGAAGAATCTCTCCGTCGGCGTTGGTGAAGTCGGTGCGGTGCTCTTTGTAGTAGGCTTCGATCTCCTTGTCGGAAGGGGCGGCGCCGGCGGGCGCGATCCAGAGAATCGCCAGTTTGAAGCGGGTGGGGGTCATGTAGTCGTTCTTGTGGGCTTCCCAAAACTTTTTCAGAGCCGCTTCGTCCACCCGGACCTCCACCTGGTCGGCGGTGAAGACCTTGTACTTAAGTTTGTCGGCCATGAAGACGGCGGCACCGAAAGCTTCGACCTCCAGCGGCACCGCGTCGGGGTCGAGCAGGGAGAGGGTCTTTTTGATGAGCAGTTCGCTTTTGATGTTGGCTTCGAAGGTTTTGGGCTTCATGCGCATATTCTGCAACACCGCAAGATAGGTCGCTTTGTCGAAGTGGCCCTCTTTCCGGAAAGCGGGGATGGAGACGATGGCCCGCTGCACCTCTTCGTCACTGACGATGATGCCGTGCTCCAGGGCGAAGTTTTTGATGAGCGCCTGGTAGACCAGGGACTGGAGAACCTGCTTTCTCAGCCCGAGCTTTTTGGCGGTCGCTTCGTCGAGGCGTCCGCCCATCGCCTGGTTGTACTGCCGGTAGATGTTGCTGTAGGCGCTCTGATATTCGGCGACGGTGACGGGCACGTCGCCGACCATCGCCACGTTTTTGCTCTTTTTGCCGTACTGGTAGGTGCCCCATCCGACGAATCCGGCACCGACGAACGCGATGGTGCTGATCCAGATGGTGACGACAAGATATTTACGATGTTTCTGCATCCAGGTGATCATGGAGAAAGCCTTTTTCCGCTGCTTCGGATATTGGGTATAATTATTTAACAGATTCTATTGAATTCGAAATTAATTTCGGTTTAAATATGGTTCGAAAATGTCGAATTCTCCGCTGTTTTGCACCGTTTTGACAAAGTGTCAACCTGATTGACACTTTCACCCCCTGTATCGGCCGGAAAAGCGTTTTTCTTAGGGGCTTTTGCGGGAGAATCGGCATGTCGCAGAGAAAGGATAAAAGATGGACAACCGGGAGTTGGCAGAGCGGGACCTGGCGCATGTCTGGCACCCCTGCACCCAGATGAAAGACCATGAGTCGCTGCCGCTCATTCCCGTCAAAAGAGCGGAGGGTGTCTGGCTCGAAGATTTCGAGGGGAACCGTTACATCGACGGCATCAGCAGCTGGTGGGTCAACCTCTTCGGCCACGCCAACCCGACCATCACCGAAGCGCTCTGCCGCCAGGCTTCGACGCTGGAGCATGTCCTTCTGGCCGGTTTCACCCACGAACCGGCGGTGCGCCTGGCCGAGCGTCTGAGCGCACTGGTTCCTGGCCATCTGAACCGCCTCTTCTTTGCCGACAACGGTTCGAGCGCGGTGGAGGTGGCGCTGAAGATGAGCTACCATGCCCATCTCAACGCGGGCGAGAGCAAACCCCTCTTCCTCTCTCTGACCAACAGCTACCACGGTGAGACGATCGGCGCCCTCTCGGTGGGGGATGTGGAGCTCTACAAAAAGACCTACGAACCTATCCTCATCCGTTCCGTACAGACGCCGGTGCCGGCCGACCGGAGCGAAGCGGCGGCCCGGGAGGCGTCCGAAAGGCTGGAGACGATTTTGAAAGTGCATGCGAGCCGCATCTCCGCCATGATCGTCGAGCCCCTGGTCCAGTGTGCGGGCTCGATGCATATGTACCACCCTCTCTACCTGAAGCTGGCGAAATCGCTCTGCGAACGCTACAACGTCCACTTCATCGCCGACGAGATCGCCGTCGGTTTCGGCCGTACGGGGACGATGTTCGCCTGCGAGCAGGCAGGCATCGCGCCCGATTTCATCTGCCTCTCCAAAGGGTTGACGGGCGGTTTCATGCCCCTGGCCGTCGTCATGACCCACGAGGAGATCTACCGACGCTTCTACTGCGACTATCTGGAGTACAAAGCCTTTCTCCACTCCCACAGCTACTCGGGCAATCCCCTTGGTTGCGCCTGCGCCAATGCGGTGCTCGATATTTTCGAAAGGGACGACGTTCTGGAGAGTAACCGGGAGAAAGCGGGCTGGATGGCCGAACTGACGGAGCCCTTCAAGGCCCTCCCCAATGTCAGGGAGGTGCGCCAGACGGGGATGATCGCCGCGGTGGAGCTGCAGGGCTACCGGCCCGAAGAGCGCATCAACCTGAAGATTTTCGACTACTGCCTCCGGCGGGGTGTTTTCATCCGCCCCCTCGGGCCGGTTCTCTACTTCATGCCCCCCTATATCATCGAACGGGAAGAGATGGAGAAACTGATCCAGACGGCCTATGAGGCGGTCAGGAGCCTTTCATGAAAGTTCGCATCGGGACGTCGGGCTTCTACTATGAACACTGGCGCGGGGTTTTCTACCCCGAAGACCTGCCCAAATCGCACTTCTTCGAGTACTATATGACCCGTTTCGATACGGTGGAGCTCAACAGCACCTTCTACCATCTGCCGCGCCTCAAAACCACGGAGCACTGGGCCCAAATGTCGCCGGATGATTTTCTCTTCTCCCTCAAAGCCTACCGGGGCATCACCCATTACCGCAAACTCAAAGAGGTTTCCGACGAGCTCTACCGCTACCTCCACCTGGTCAAACCGCTCAAACCCAAACTGGGGACCATCCTCTTCCAGCTTCCCCCGTCGCTCCACCGGGACGACGTGCTGCTGAACGACTTTCTGGCCATCCTTCCCAGGGGGTACCGGTATACCGTGGAGTTCCGTCATGACAGTTGGCTTGACGATGCCGTCTACGACCTTTTGCGCAGTGCAGGCGTGGCGCTCTGCATCAACGATTTCGGCAAGCGGGAGATGGAGCCGGTCATCACGGCCGATTTCGGATATCTCCGTTTTCACGGCCCGACGGGGCGCTACGGCGGAAGCTACGAAGATGCGACCCTGAAGATGTGGGCCGACCGACTCGCGGGGTTATCGGATAGGGCGAAACTCTTTTTCGTCTACTTCAACAACGATGTGGGCGGGTATGCCGTCCAAAACGCCCTGCGCTTCAAAGAGCTGGTCGATGGGATATAATGGCGAAAAAATTTCGGTGAGGCCATGAACGAAACGACACCCCATATTCCTGTCCTGCTGGAGCAGGTCCTCGCATGTTTCGAAGCGATGCCGCCCGAGGGGACTTTTGTTGACTGCACCCTGGGATACGGCGGCCACAGTGAAGCGATTCTGAAGAAGTTCGCCGGCATCCGCCTCATCGGGATCGACCAGGATCCGGAGGCGATCGCCTTTTCCACGAAGCGCCTGGCGCCGTTTGGGGAGCGTTTCGAAGCGAAGCGGGGGCGTTTTTCCGACCTGCTGCCTGAAATTTTGCGGCAGCGGGACGATATATGCGGCATACTAGCCGATTTCGGCGTCTCCTCTTTGCAGCTCGACAAAAAGGAGCGGGGGTTCAGTTTCCTCTCCGAGACGCTGGACATGCGGATGAACCCCGAAGCCGCACTGAGCGCCCGTGACGTGGTCAACGGCTATTCCCAGGCCGAACTGGAACGCATTTTCAAAGAGTATGCGGAGGAGAGGCACTACAAAAAAGCGGCCAGGGCCGTGGTGGAGGCCAGGGGGAGAAAACCCATCGAAAGCGGCAGGGAGCTTTCACAGATCCTGGGGCGGGTGCTTCCCAAGCGGGGCCGGACCAACCCCGCCACGGCCCTCTTTCAGGCCATACGGATCGAAGTCAACGACGAGCTGGGAGAGATCACCCGCCTGCTCGACACGCTGGAAGCCCATCCGCCGGTAAATGCGGTGGTCGGGCTCATCACCTTCCACTCCCTGGAGGACCGGCTGGTCAAGCAGCGCTTCAAAAGGTGGAGCACCTCCTGCATCTGCCCGCCGGAGGTGATGCGCTGCACCTGCGGCAATAACCACGCCCTGGGAAAACCCCTTGGGAAAAAACCCAGAATCGCCGATGCCGAGGAGTTGAAACACAATCCCCGCAGCCGCAGTGCGAAACTGCGCTGCTTCAGGTTCGGTGAGTAACAGGAGTCAAGGATTGGGAGAGAAAACGAAAAAAAAGAGCCCCGAGCAAAAAAACACCTCCACGACCGCTAAAGAAAAATCGGAACTGGCCGATAGTGTACATGAGGCCACATACGATGGCACGGCCGATTGGCAGTTTTTGCTGCTGGTTATGATCTCTATAGCCATTGCTCTCCTCCTTTTATTGCCGAAGATCTACCTTCGGAACTCCATCTACTATGAAAGCCGTGCCATCGATCGTCTCCAGACCCAGTACGGCGCTTTGGTGGAAGAGAACAAGCTTCTTAGCCGCAAGGTGGAGGGGCTGAAAGTCAAAAACCAGATTCTCGACACGATTTTTTAATGTCTGATGTTACGCAAAACATGAGCCAAGCCCAAGCTTTGGCGGGGAGTGGCCGTCCCAAAAGTTGATATAGCCTCTCCCCTAAAGCTTCGAAATCTTTAGATTAGAGAGGACGTTACGCTTTTTGCGTAACGTCTGTTTCTCAATTTTGTTCCATTTTTTCCTATTCCCAATTTTTTCGTTTCTATAGGCTGAAAGGGTCGGCGTGGTATAATGGCACGTTTTGAAAGGGAGGGCCACCTTCCCGTTTTGCACTGACATAGGGGGAAAGTATGTTTTTTGAAGACGAAGAGGATATCTTTACGGGCGGTTCGCCCAAGGCCAAATTTTTCGATATCGTCTACAACGCCAATCGCAACCTGGTGGAAGACGAGATCGACAAACTGGTCATGCGGCTCTGCATCGTCGAGTCGATGCTTGAAGAGCAGATGGGAGAGGAGGCGGTCGAACGGGCCGTCAAAGAGAAGTCGCTGCTTCCTTCCAAGGAGCTGGAAGGGTGCATGTTCGACAAATATATCGAATTGACGGCGAACATTCTGACCCGGAATGAGTAGGCACCTTTTCGCCGTCGGGCTTTTGTCGGCGCTGCTTTTCGGCGCCGGCTCCAACAGCCCGAACGGCGATTGGACCTTCGAAGATACGTTCGCTTTGAAAAAAGATCAGCGGCAGTACATCGAGATCCATGCGAAGCAGAAGACCCACCGGCTCACATTCCGCTGGACCCTCTACCAGAACGGGGGGCTGGTGATGCTGGTGAAGTACGACGGACACCGGTACCAGCCGCTTCTCTATGCCGACTACAAAAGGGACGGCTTCAGGATCGATCTCTTTTCAAAGCCGAACGACGCTTCGCCGATGCAGTTTGTTACGCCCCATGCCCTTCTGCTCTTCAAGCGCTTCGACGAAAAGAAGAGAGAGGCCTGGATCGACGTGAAGATCAAGGCGGACGAGAAGACCGAAGTACTCTATACCAAAGGGAGATAAGTGGCTGCCAACTCCGATATGCTCGAAGCCGTGGAACGACAGATGCGGCACTATGTCGCCGAGCTGAACAACGACATCATCATGCAGCTTTTCGAAAAACTTCCCAAAGGCAAACGCCTGCGGGCGAAGCTGGTTTTGAAAGTGGCCGGGGCACGCCGGGAAGCGGTGGAGCTGGCGGCGATCATCGAGATGATCCACGCCGCGAGCCTGCTTCACGACGATGTCATCGACGATGCCCGGACACGCCGGGGCGTGGCGTCGATGAACGCCACGGAGGGAAGCAAACAGGCGATCATGATGGGGGATATCCTCTACTCCAAAGGCTTCGAGGCGTTGACGGGTTTTTCGCCCAAAATCGCCTCCGCCGTGGCCCGGGCCGTTACGCAGCTGAGCATCGGGGAGCTGATGGATGTACGCCTGGGAGAGCGTTTCAACCCGGATCTGGATGCCTACAGGCAGATGATCTACCAAAAGACCGCCGCCCTCATCGAAGCGACGGCGGCGGCTGCGGCGCTGCTGGCGGGGCGGGACGAGAAAATCTACGCCATCTACGGCCGCAACCTGGGGATCGCCTTTCAGATCATCGACGATATTCTCGATATTACCCAGACTTCCGAGCAGCTGGGCAAACCGGCGATGCACGACTTCGAGGAGGGGAAAACGACGCTGCCCTACATCTACCTCTACGAAGCGCTGGACGAAAAGGGGAGGGAAAAACTGGTCTCGCTGCACGGCAAACCCCTCGATGAAGAGGAGAAAGGGTGGATCGTCACCCAGATGGAGGAGTCGGGCGCGCTGCGTAAAGCCTACCTCTACGCCAGGGAGCTGGGGGAAGAGGCGGTCGCCCTGATGGAAGGGGAGGGTGAAGAGGCCCTCGCCCAGATCGTGACGGCGATGATCGAGAGGGAGTATTGATGCAGTACGTCGTCGTCAGTTTTTCCCATAAAAATACCGATATTGTTGTCAGG
It encodes the following:
- a CDS encoding DUF72 domain-containing protein is translated as MKVRIGTSGFYYEHWRGVFYPEDLPKSHFFEYYMTRFDTVELNSTFYHLPRLKTTEHWAQMSPDDFLFSLKAYRGITHYRKLKEVSDELYRYLHLVKPLKPKLGTILFQLPPSLHRDDVLLNDFLAILPRGYRYTVEFRHDSWLDDAVYDLLRSAGVALCINDFGKREMEPVITADFGYLRFHGPTGRYGGSYEDATLKMWADRLAGLSDRAKLFFVYFNNDVGGYAVQNALRFKELVDGI
- a CDS encoding DUF2018 family protein; protein product: MFFEDEEDIFTGGSPKAKFFDIVYNANRNLVEDEIDKLVMRLCIVESMLEEQMGEEAVERAVKEKSLLPSKELEGCMFDKYIELTANILTRNE
- a CDS encoding peptidylprolyl isomerase, whose translation is MITWMQKHRKYLVVTIWISTIAFVGAGFVGWGTYQYGKKSKNVAMVGDVPVTVAEYQSAYSNIYRQYNQAMGGRLDEATAKKLGLRKQVLQSLVYQALIKNFALEHGIIVSDEEVQRAIVSIPAFRKEGHFDKATYLAVLQNMRMKPKTFEANIKSELLIKKTLSLLDPDAVPLEVEAFGAAVFMADKLKYKVFTADQVEVRVDEAALKKFWEAHKNDYMTPTRFKLAILWIAPAGAAPSDKEIEAYYKEHRTDFTNADGEILPLEKVRDKVAEAVRLKHAKKRAQLAYIDLKKGKKSPDETKLFDEGDATFGADVWQAINEAAPGTVLKPKIVGGRYAVIKVVEEELPKPETFQEAYARVKADYVNAKRKEMLMKLAQKASQNLTDGKETDFVTRDSVDSLPPLTKQEAAAFLQRLFASEKRKGAILLDNKAVSFNILEQKLLDKSKLTQHEAFVKENARKTKANLLQSNLIARLQQKYPIQIFLKETE
- the ftsZ gene encoding cell division protein FtsZ, translated to MAGFTIEEATTVTGAKIKAIGVGGGGGNMINHMINQGIEGIDLIVANTDAQALESSKAPYKIQLGERLTKGLGAGMKPEVGQESAMESYETIKEVLDGADIVFVSSGLGGGTGTGAAPVIAQAAKEIGALTVSVVTKPFRFEGRRRMKLAEAGLEQLKKESDSIIVIPNEKLLSIVEKNLGIKESFRMVDNILARAVSGISNVIVSKGEHDINLDFADVNTVMSHRGLALMGVGEATGQSAAYEAIKNAIESPLLDNMDIKGAMGVLVHFHIHPEYPILEISEAMGIVEDNADEEAHVIFGTTTDESLAPDEVKITIVATGFESAEEVQQHNGATQEAKKQQITLMTPEKESEGDIPVSTPRVKVVGGYENEDILDIPTWMRNQMD
- the rsmH gene encoding 16S rRNA (cytosine(1402)-N(4))-methyltransferase RsmH; translated protein: MNETTPHIPVLLEQVLACFEAMPPEGTFVDCTLGYGGHSEAILKKFAGIRLIGIDQDPEAIAFSTKRLAPFGERFEAKRGRFSDLLPEILRQRDDICGILADFGVSSLQLDKKERGFSFLSETLDMRMNPEAALSARDVVNGYSQAELERIFKEYAEERHYKKAARAVVEARGRKPIESGRELSQILGRVLPKRGRTNPATALFQAIRIEVNDELGEITRLLDTLEAHPPVNAVVGLITFHSLEDRLVKQRFKRWSTSCICPPEVMRCTCGNNHALGKPLGKKPRIADAEELKHNPRSRSAKLRCFRFGE
- a CDS encoding polyprenyl synthetase family protein → MLEAVERQMRHYVAELNNDIIMQLFEKLPKGKRLRAKLVLKVAGARREAVELAAIIEMIHAASLLHDDVIDDARTRRGVASMNATEGSKQAIMMGDILYSKGFEALTGFSPKIASAVARAVTQLSIGELMDVRLGERFNPDLDAYRQMIYQKTAALIEATAAAAALLAGRDEKIYAIYGRNLGIAFQIIDDILDITQTSEQLGKPAMHDFEEGKTTLPYIYLYEALDEKGREKLVSLHGKPLDEEEKGWIVTQMEESGALRKAYLYARELGEEAVALMEGEGEEALAQIVTAMIEREY
- the ftsA gene encoding cell division protein FtsA, with the protein product MSRPLLAIDIGSSKISVVIAEEKNDGIHIIGSGVAKSQGVRKGTITNIEQTTRSIRQALGDAKRIAGTIPSRAIISISGAYTRSINSSGIVNVPQQEIGIKEINRVMQTALYNANIPNEYEVLHVLPYNFKVDEQEFIEDPYGMNASRLEVDTHIITTQKSNLSNLKKAVKSAGIEIENVVLAGYASAISVLNDDEKELGVCVIDMGGATCELVVHSGNSIRFNTFLAVGSNHITNDLSMALHTPLSVAEKIKLEYGSLRAPSNDLIEIPVIGDDNENHEISLEIVYNVIQARVQETLMILAKELQKSNLRDQIGAGIVLTGGMTKLDGIRELAMAIFDNMPVRIAKPRPVEGDFEALNDPAFATAIGLLEYGAGGYTQYEIDSNRKMIHKKEPITAGEGELPTVHPHADREEKKEQPLTPPDAKQTLADRVAEENKETFGQKIKKMWHWMTQIF
- a CDS encoding adenosylmethionine--8-amino-7-oxononanoate transaminase; this translates as MDNRELAERDLAHVWHPCTQMKDHESLPLIPVKRAEGVWLEDFEGNRYIDGISSWWVNLFGHANPTITEALCRQASTLEHVLLAGFTHEPAVRLAERLSALVPGHLNRLFFADNGSSAVEVALKMSYHAHLNAGESKPLFLSLTNSYHGETIGALSVGDVELYKKTYEPILIRSVQTPVPADRSEAAAREASERLETILKVHASRISAMIVEPLVQCAGSMHMYHPLYLKLAKSLCERYNVHFIADEIAVGFGRTGTMFACEQAGIAPDFICLSKGLTGGFMPLAVVMTHEEIYRRFYCDYLEYKAFLHSHSYSGNPLGCACANAVLDIFERDDVLESNREKAGWMAELTEPFKALPNVREVRQTGMIAAVELQGYRPEERINLKIFDYCLRRGVFIRPLGPVLYFMPPYIIEREEMEKLIQTAYEAVRSLS